A portion of the Plodia interpunctella isolate USDA-ARS_2022_Savannah chromosome 4, ilPloInte3.2, whole genome shotgun sequence genome contains these proteins:
- the LOC128669400 gene encoding polyprenol reductase, translated as MLNILDIIFLGLAFTVTFTGVLINNFEKHVPAFIIKGYRYGSFAYKGSEANFLQLIEIPKAWYRHFYLFSSLFGAATLSYMIFVYYCGHNVNEYVKIILRLLLEQDEASVSVAAAMITMFLLTIQCVRRLYETYFVQVFAKTSKMNLSHYLAGIIHYFACIVATVGQAPMFCGKQNREAITWNDAWTTTFVILCSIIFLVSWYEQFKTNLIFAGLRKDKKSGQVVSEEHMVPHGRLFSNVSSPHRLCEIVMYTVLLVLMPTKTFFCIYLWVLGNQIQTAIQAHEWYLQTFKNYPKNRWAIFPQLL; from the exons ATGTTGAATATACTTGACATTATATTCCTCGGTTTAGCGTTCACGGTTACATTTACTGGTGTTCTGATAAATAACTTCGAAAAACATGTACctgcttttattattaaggGGTACAGATACGGCAGCTTTGCTTATAAAGGGTCTGAAGCCAATTTCTTGCAACTTATAGAGATACCAAAAGCATGGTATCgacatttttacttattttcttcattattcGGAGCAGCAACTTTGTCCTACatgatatttgtttattactgtGGTCACAATGTGAATGAATATGTGAAAATTATACTCAGATTGTTACTTGAACAAGATGAAGCttcag TGTCAGTGGCAGCAGCAATGATAACAATGTTCCTTCTGACAATACAATGTGTGAGGAGGCTGTATGAAACATACTTTGTACAAGTGTTCGCTAAGACCAGCAAAATGAACCTCAGTCATTACCTCGCCGGGATCATACATTACTTCGCCTGCATCGTGGCCACAGTTGGCCAAGCTCCAATGTTTTGTG GCAAGCAAAACAGAGAAGCGATCACGTGGAACGACGCATGGACGACAACCTTCGTAATCCTTTGCTCCATTATATTCCTGGTCTCCTGGTACGAGCAGTTCAAAACCAACTTGATCTTCGCCGGTCTCCGTAAAGACAAGAAGTCAGGGCAAGTAGTTAGTGAAGAGCATATGGTGCCACACGGTAGACTGTTCAGTAACGTGTCCAGTCCACACAGATTGTGCGAAATCGTGATGTATACTGTGCTCCTGGTACTGATGCCGACGAAGACGTtcttctgtatttatttatgggttCTTGGTAATCAG atCCAAACAGCTATACAAGCTCATGAATGGTACCTCCAAACCTTCAAGAACTATCCAAAGAACAGATGGGCTATATTCCcacaattattataa